ttaagtctatttggatcttcttagggattgtgtttcattatgaggatacacatacagcaagtgaatctaaaacccacttcttcaattagaaggaatttattcaatacatgtcttgagttttgaagattcttgcaatcctaagataatgtggaacttaagagagggtcttttctcgataagtcgagaagttgtgtttatacatggagtttagtgggagttacggaaattttaattagtcttatatgtggaggacacactgatcattgggaatgatctaagacttatggagtattataatacatctttaatatccggatttatgaagatacatccacatgatattagcgtaaataagaagtctcatgttgataagattcatgactagttcaataaaatttaacatatttgattgattccatttgcttccgctgccggatcaattaaatgagtaatgatgtataacacttcatatactttgagtatcatgaattgttttcaaaatcgaatttaagtaatctttaccaagtaagccataaagattacccttaagtgcttgtagaagcattaaggaagtaaagcaaagtgtttatgatgcaatttttgtgtaagggtgttacacaaatgacaattgacaattgagattgcgcatggttttcgacaaaaccataatcaaaacacattaggatggttaagataccattgtggctatgttatttaagaaatagattttctagaatcgttctaggcaataaagaacaatgagaaatatttataacggaaattgagtacacttgcaatcgtgagatgtgcaagaggatgagtcccgcacactgtgaaaacagtgggagctattcttaggctagaaggcctatgttctgattggatctcgacacgtactcagaaatttttgtgatgcaaatatatacattacaaaggaaaacgagtatgtagtaaggttgattaaggtacaagaagttgattaaacttactaaccaaagccttctcataggctaaacatgatgagtcatgtcatttcaattgaattgaaatgaacaactacattcaagatcaaattagattatagaacatgaaatagtaatcaggcattgactattcatatgtgataatcgcatttgtcgttgaGTTTTTACTtaaaaaaaactccttttatactttgttacatccaaacgggttgtagagacaacattgaaccccgttaaagtgaacacggattagcattgtattcgcccatagtcacttgtatgaggtgacgtctcgaagtgactatagtgtgatgcgaatgatggcaagttcaagtgccatagagtcatgtgagatgaatagtcgattacataggcagattgttaggaacaccttgtcgggccttatgaccgcttatagagttctggcaaatttatatagcctggtcgtggcgagagctactatagtattctaatgagtctattattttgactaaagactgttcgcctaagatggcactgcttcagattaactttgatttatgttactacgaccttcgtaaatggggtcaaatgggcatattttaggttatgatggctgtggctagtcgaagggaataaatgcgataggaattgtccacccccttgtcagggttaaaataatatctcagggccactcgaggagtaatgaactggaaatgcgtggccacgctcggaagatatatatggtagataaatccggtcaatcagttattctccaaatcgaggaaatcactctcgatatgatcacttgcaagtacgacctgaaagacacctttgggtattaatcctaaggagagatcctatacttggatcttgttcttccatcttaggaaagctcaagaacaaaagaaaaggagatttcttttgtgcccaatataaccgaaatcatcaatgtaagaacatgatttctcctctattcttatattgtttgcatgcataaaatccgtatttaattttatgacaaattaattaagacatataagagtatgttagtatgtatatgaatctacatttccttcaataaatttcaagagccacaaagaatgccacagagaatgtcatgtcgcaagaaactggtctttcttggctacatgagacgttttgtgtaaaatattgtttctttaaaacctaggaggttaaattcgtcacttgttaaaaatgatgaattcatgctacttttaagaaagtaaagagcttataacttacaaaagaaattgtttgattcaaattgattacttctagaaagtaatgaacatatgacttacataagagtgtttaagtcacaactcaatacaaggcttagagccataaaaatccgaatcaaaagggcttgattagtgacaaagggttttgcactaataaacagatatttcaaagcaaaattggttgcaaagggttttgcactaattgaaatgattaagtctatttggatcttcttagggattgtgtttcattatgaggttatgaaatacatagcgagtgaatctaaaacccacttcttcaatagaaggaatgtattcaatacatgtcttgagtttagtagattcttgcaaccctaagataatgtgaaacttgagagagggtcttaagtaggacatcaatgagttagaatcaacattttgatcatgtgataaaacatttctcgataagtcgagaagttgtgtttatacatggagtttagtgggagttacggaaattttaattagtccgatatgtggatgacataatgatcattgcgaatgatttaagacttttggagtattataatacatcttgaatatccggatttatgaagataaatccacatgacattagcgtcagtaagaagtcttattttgataagattcatgactagttcaattaaattgaacatatttgattgatttcatttgcttccgctgccgaatcaattaaaaagaaatgatgtataacacttcatatgctttgagtatgatgaattgttttcaaaaatcgaatttaagtaatctttaccaagtaagctataaagattacccttaagtgctgcgaagcattaaggaagtaaagcaaagtgtttatgatgcaatattgtgtaagggtgttacacaagtgacaattgacaattgagattgcgcatggtttctgacaaaaccataatcaaaacacactaggatggttaagataccattgtggcaatgttaattaagaagtagattttctagaatcgttctaggcaataaagaacaatgagagattttataacggaaattgagtacacttgcgatcatgagatgtgcaagaaagatgagtcccgcacactgtgaaaacagtgggagctattcttaggcaagagggcctatgtcttgattggatctcgacacgtactcagaaagttttgtaatgcaaatgtatacattacaaaggaaaacgagtatgtagtgaggttgagtaaggtacaagaaattgataaaacctactaacgaaagccttctcaaaggctaaacatgatgagtcatgtcatttcaatttaattgaaatgaacaactacatacaagatcaaattagattataggacatggaatagtaatcaggcattgactattcatatgtgataatcgcatttatcgttcgagttttattttaaaactcttttattatactttgttacatccaaacgggttgtagagacaacattgaaccccgttaaagtgaacacggattagcattgtattcgcccatagtcacttgtatgaggtgacgtctcgaagtgactagagtgtgatgcgattgatggcaagttcaagtgccatagagtcatgtgagatgaatagtcgatcacataggcagactgttaggaacattttgtcgggcctaatgaccgcttatagagttctggcaaatttatatagcctggtcgtggcaagagctgctatagtattcaaatgagtcgattcttttgactaaagactattcacctaagatggttcagtttcagattaactttgatttgtgttactacgaccttcgtaaatggggtcaaatgggcatactttgggttatgatggctgtggctagtcgaaggggatgagtgcgataggaattgtccacccccttgtcagggttaaaacaatatctcagggccactcgaggagtaatgaactggaaatgcgtggccacgctcggatggtatccagagtggataaatccggtcaaacagttattctccagatcgaggaaaccactctcgatatgatcacttgcaagtacgacctgaaagacaccttgcattgagtgggagatagtaataggacaagagaattggtgacgcacacttgtcgaggacaagtgggagattgttgggaatgtgtcctcaacaatagtgcgatcacatgatttaaatatcattattaaatctcattttaagaatacatgtgggatgtaatattttacagtcaactggtccacacatatcggtaatgattggctgactagagtttgacattactgtcgtgcgacggtggtgatcagttgatccccttatgtcatacctatagggaaatactcttaattgattatttaattgatcgtataacgatacaagttaattaaattacttaaaattgacggacaattttggaagtaatatttacgtgtctcattgtaatttgattaaataagatacggtctaagtaatcgaattgttttattacttagatgaaattattgtttacagaaacaattgaaacggaatgaataatttattataaatacaagatgttgtgatttataaattggaaaacaatttttggtacaagtaattgtgaattactatgttatttttataagtgacatattttattaatatgttgatttttaatggttaaaaatacatttcatAAATGAGAtgccatgaaatgtgtcacatgtgacatattgacaaaatcataaataaaatggactcatccattttatgttggtgtaccgaaatggagggagtatttaggataaaattatgttgattatttataagtggaaaacataatgataatgCCTACATATAGCCTTACATGCATAgctttctcttgggaagaaaaggtgagcatgcattgggtcatCTCCTCTCCCATTTTCGGTTTTCcctaaagaaaagagcaaaatatttTTGCTTATTATTTGACTTACACACTACATGCAATAACTAGTGTGTGCATTATTCATTCCAACACAACATCTAAAAATATAGAatttttagagagacaaaaattacttcctcttttctcttcctcttaaccgaaaattaagagagcacaaataatttttgggtcaattttatttaaattaatattgttctagtattgataatattaattttattaagaggttatcttgggtatatgcttttgggagagattctatacttgaatctttgttcatccattatttggaatgctcaagaactaacaagaaggagatcttgttggtgcccatttgaccgaaatttatatggtgagaaattgattttcttatctcttcttatttaagtttgcatgcataagattagtaattaattttatgactaaattaattaaaacatatatgaatatgttgtttaatgagatatagatttctaacacctcCCATCGAGATATGTTGCTTGAGAGGGGctaaaaggttggtccccatgtactcaaaatggtcgaatatgtcgacatcctggagcgtctagggtgtaagattcctaagactcttgtggtggatcgtatcctccactcacttcccaccaagtttgcccactttagggtaaactacagcatgaatgacatggataagagttatcatgaaattcatgcactcctcacccaagcggagagggacatggaagctagtgggagtgaaaaaggggatgttctaaccatgaagttaaagaacatgtcccttggagttaagaaaggaaaagggaaggaaaagtcccaatttaagaaatcgtcaaagaaacaagacaagggaaaagggaaagtcgttgagaatggcaatcccaaggcaaaaggtgtcaaactctccgaggccgaatgtttccattgtaatgggaaggggcattataggaggagttgtcccaaatacttggaggatctcaagcaAGGGCCTGTGAAGCCTATtagtatgatttcctctctctatgtgatagacgttaattatgcttgcccttctacttgggtacttgataccggatgtcgCTCTcccctttgtaatcatttgcagggtttaagggacgtgcgagcactagcaaaaggtgatgtggatctccgcatgggcaatagagctagagtagcggccgtttccgtggggacctatgtgctcactttagctagtggtctagagttgtatttaaataagtgttattttgtaccaactttaaccaagaacatcatctccatttccgcgttagacgcggaaggctttgttttatgattaaggacaatagttgtactttttcattaaatgatgtggtttacggcaatgccatttcaattggaggcatttatgttttaaatgatgttaatgacgtttatcatgtggaaactaaaaagctcaaaacgggtgatccaaacgaatcctacctttggcattgtcgtttaggccacataaacgaaagacgcattaagagacttgcttcatcaaaagtgctcaaaccatatgatttcgaatcttatggtacatgtgAGTCTttccttttaggcaagatgactcgtgcaccttttgcgggaaaaaggacacgagctagtgaggttttggctctcatacatacggatgtgtgtggaccattaaccatcaccgctataggaggttttcactacttcattacttttactgatgacttaagtagatatgggtatgtctacttaatgaagaacaagagtgaagcttttgacaagttcaaagagtttcaaaatgaagtagagaaccaattggataaaaagattaagacccgacgatccgatcgtggtggtgaatatctaaattctgaatttgattcacacctaaaagattgtggtatagtatcacaatggactgctcttggcacaccacaattaaatggtgtgacctaaaggagaaaccgaactttattagacatggttcggtctatgatgagtctaaccgagcttcctgattcgttttggggttttgccctcttgtctgcaatattttcactaaatcgaagcccgactaaagcggccgataagagtccatatgagatatggacagggaaagtccctcatttgtcattcatgcgtatttggggttgcgaagcgtacgtcaagatcaagtctgacaataagcttgcacccaggtctgacaaatgtctttttgtaggatatccaagggaaacacgtggctattatttctacaataaacacgagaacaaagtgtttgtggctcgtgatgctgtcttcctagaaaaaagagtttatttctaggagacagagtgggagaaaatttgaacttgacgaagttcgagagccacaaaccgagaatgaggtagaggataACATGGAGGAtaacattccctcttcctctgaaacggtaattgttcctagaaagtcaagtaggatttctcatccacctgaccgctaccttggtaacatcgaagaggatggtgttttgttacttttggaaagtgatgaacccactacctacaaatcagccatgtctagtcccgactcctcgctttcgctagaagccatgcggtctgaaatggattccatgtacgagaaccaaggatgggacttggtggatttacccgagggagtgcgaccccttcagtgtaaatggatatataaaattaagctcggtgtGGATAAACATGTAAATGTTTACAAatctagattggtggcaaaaggtttcacccaagttcatggtttacactatgacgaaactgaagagtctattgatccaaaatactcaagagggggggtgaattgaggatttaaaactttttaaagctttttcgattatgcgtaagtaattgattatttaaagtttattgattaaactttaactaatcaactaatgaatgtaaaatgaaacaaacgaaagaacgaaagagaggagacaGTGATTCAGTTTcgcaagtcgaaacctacgtccactattctcgattaataaatttagtacctttcgacggattacaaatttactaacccaactcgtacaactaactctagctgtaattcaatgagtaccgttaaatactcgagtgactaacttacgctaataagaaagcactaatgattcttctaatagttcacgttaatgaataagtaagaaatcaattatagaactattatcttataacaataataataagaacaagtatgcgagctttaaaatacacgacctttcaaaaataacaaaacgtgTTTTCAACTTGAGAACACACGATTTCTGACAGCAGCTGGTCTTGGAGGAAAATCACTTTTATTCTACAAAAATTTAAGCAAGCCTATACTAATGATAAGTGGCTCAATTCTGATCTCCAGTATACAGTGAAAGCAGGATATGATTGGGTGAGAGGAGTTCATTTAGTTGTCCCTTGGTGTCATCTGGTTTGGAATAAGCTTAACTTACCTAAGACATCTTTTATATGCTGGGCTATTATGCATCATCGTTTACTTACCAAGGACAGATTGCTTAGAATGGGAATGATTGTGGCCCCTTTGTGTGAAATATGTCGTGTCTGTTCTGAGGATCATCAGCACTTTTTTGTGGATTGCTCTTATTTTCTCTATTGTTTCAATTTACTCTTGGCTTCGTTGAGGATGACTGTGCAGCCTGCAAATGTGGTTCACTGGTTCTCTAATGCCAGGAATGTTACCAAGCTGCAGAAGAGAGTTTTTGGTGCTGCCTATGTTGCTCTTCTATACCAGATTTGGATGTGCAGAAATGAGGCTAAAGTGTCTCAGTTTGTTAAGAGACCTGAGGTTGTTGTGCAGCAGGTGCTAAAGGATGTTAAGCTGAGGTTTCATCGGCTCAATATGAGCAAACTAAATCAGAGAGATAGCAGTTGGATTTTGAATTTATAGTTTTGATTTGATTGTATAGTTTCATATAGTTTTTTTATTTAGCCTTACAAACAGGATGTAAAcattttgagttgattctaataTACTTAaccttcccaaaaaaaaaaaaaaaaaaaaaaaaaaaaaaaaaaaaaaaaaaaaacacgattttgctttgtgaaaataagaacaattttatgcttaaggtctctatttttcATGTtgcaaagagtaaagtatttataggaaggaaagagtaggcaacacggttttgcacaaaccctaatagccgaaataataagatatgtaaacaaatcatatcttttattatctctttcctaaaagccttaaaagataataaagaatattcctaGAGATAGAATATGAtcttattcaaatat
This sequence is a window from Silene latifolia isolate original U9 population unplaced genomic scaffold, ASM4854445v1 chrun_scaffold_16, whole genome shotgun sequence. Protein-coding genes within it:
- the LOC141637223 gene encoding uncharacterized protein LOC141637223, translated to MEDNIPSSSETYTVKAGYDWVRGVHLVVPWCHLVWNKLNLPKTSFICWAIMHHRLLTKDRLLRMGMIVAPLCEICRVCSEDHQHFFVDCSYFLYCFNLLLASLRMTVQPANVVHWFSNARNVTKLQKRVFGAAYVALLYQIWMCRNEAKVSQFVKRPEVVVQQVLKDVKLRFHRLNMSKLNQRDSSWILNL